One Halobacterium sp. DL1 DNA window includes the following coding sequences:
- a CDS encoding cold-shock protein codes for MATGTVDFFNDQKGYGFIETDETDDDVFFHMEDVGGPDLEEGQEVEFDMEDAEKGPRATNVTRL; via the coding sequence CGGTCGACTTCTTCAACGATCAGAAGGGTTACGGCTTCATCGAGACCGACGAAACGGACGACGACGTGTTCTTCCACATGGAGGACGTCGGCGGCCCGGACCTCGAGGAGGGTCAGGAAGTCGAGTTCGACATGGAGGACGCGGAGAAGGGGCCCAGGGCGACGAACGTCACGCGCCTGTAG